In Juglans regia cultivar Chandler chromosome 13, Walnut 2.0, whole genome shotgun sequence, the following proteins share a genomic window:
- the LOC109020562 gene encoding serine carboxypeptidase-like 7, whose product MWLSVVVLVHVLLLISNSVESQSNIDTLPGFPGKLPFKLETGYIGVGELDEVQLFYYFIESERNPKDDPLVLWLTGGPGCSGLSGLLFEIGPFTFDYANSSGNKPTLELNPYSWTKIANIIFLDAPVGTGFSYATTWEAYNINDTSSTAQTYEFLRKWLMAHSTFLVNPLYIAGDSYSGKTVPIIVQEVSNGNEIGHWPPLNLKGFVIGNPLTHEIWDTNARLKFAHQTALISDRLYQSTKRNCQGSYINPDPNNTQCVEDLREVNECIANIYIAQILEPNCAFSQPPKPNKLWSLSPHLDDDNFIDILHSTPDQVLEPWCRFYNYVYSLIWANDKSVQKALHIREGTITDWERCNYTLTYTHNIITSIDYHQNLTKKDLRALVYSGDHDMSIPYVGTLEWIELLDLSVKDDWRPWFVDGQIAGYVTIYTEEKYSLTFTTIKGAGHTAPEYKPKECLAMIDRWFAYYFL is encoded by the exons ATGTGGTTGTCTGTAGTAGTACTTGTTCATGTATTGCTCCTGATCTCCAACTCAGTTGAGTCGCAGTCCAACATCGACACTCTTCCAGGTTTCCCTGGCAAGCTTCCCTTCAAACTCGAAACCGG GTACATTGGCGTTGGAGAGTTAGACGAGGTGCAATTGTTTTATTACTTCATCGAGTCTGAAAGGAATCCCAAGGATGACCCTCTTGTGCTTTGGCTCACCGGTGGTCCTGGTTGTTCCGGTCTCTCGGGCCTTTTATTTGAAATTG GTCCTTTTACTTTTGACTATGCAAACTCTAGTGGGAACAAACCAACGTTGGAATTGAACCCGTACTCGTGGACAAAA ATTGcgaacataatatttttggatgCACCGGTCGGTACTGGATTCTCATATGCAACAACTTGGGAAGCATACAACATCAACGATACATCGTCAACAGCACAAACCTATGAATTTTTAAGAAAG tggCTCATGGCTCATTCCACGTTTCTCGTAAATCCGCTCTATATTGCCGGCGATTCTTATTCTGGAAAAACCGTCCCGATCATCGTTCAAGAAGTTTCAAAtg GTAACGAGATTGGACATTGGCCACCATTGAATCTCAAA GGTTTTGTGATTGGTAACCCACTAACACATGAGATTTGGGACACTAATGCAAGACTAAAATTCGCTCATCAAACAGCACTTATATCCGATAGACTTTATCAG TCAACTAAAAGAAACTGCCAAGGAAGCTATATAAATCCAGATCCAAACAATACACAATGTGTAGAAGATCTTCGAGAGGTCAATGAG TGcatagcaaatatatatattgcgcAAATCTTGGAACCAAATTGCGCTTTTTCACAGCCTCCAAAGCCGAATAAACTCTGGAGTTTGAGCCCTCATCTCGATGATGATAATTTCATAGATATACTCCATTCAACACCAGATCAAGTTCTTGAACCATGGTGTcgg TTCTATAACTATGTGTACTCCCTCATTTGGGCGAATGATAAATCGGTGCAAAAGGCTCTCCACATTCGAGAG GGAACCATAACAGACTGGGAGAGATGCAATTATACCCTAACATATACACACAATATCATAACAAGTATTGATTACCACCAAAACCTCACCAAGAAAGATCTTCGAGCTCTAGTTTACAG CGGTGATCACGACATGTCAATTCCATATGTGGGCACATTAGAATGGATTGAATTGCTGGACTTGTCTGTAAAGGATGACTGGAGACCTTGGTTTGTTGATGGCCAAATTGCAGG ATACGTCACGATCTATACAGAGGAAAAGTACAGTTTGACATTCACAACTATAAAG GGCGCGGGTCACACAGCACCGGAGTACAAGCCTAAGGAATGCCTTGCCATGATCGATAGATGGTTTGCTTATTACTTTTTATAG